From Silene latifolia isolate original U9 population unplaced genomic scaffold, ASM4854445v1 scaffold_565, whole genome shotgun sequence, a single genomic window includes:
- the LOC141639706 gene encoding protein FAR-RED IMPAIRED RESPONSE 1-like, with protein sequence MADMEIVAYEAVENVTADADDETITPVSEEESVSKHGETRPVSTDYDVDVDGSLRRAIWADGIARRNYSVFGDVVSYDPTYSTNKYKMVFTPFTGVDNHKRSITFCCALIAKENTESFNWVFERFLIAMGGKEPEYIITDQDPGIIASMRKIQDSTKTGFRMWHIMNKVPCKYGSKRKDYQVFLKKLNVIVWDKELEAEEFDNRWSAIMEEHVPADIKWFTDCYNIRRQWVMAHCKDLRMGGIMRTTQRSESENSFFKRFEARNGTLVEF encoded by the exons ATGGCTGATATGGAGATTGTGGCTTATGAGGCTGTTGAGAACG TTACAGCTGATGCAGATGATGAAACAATTACACCTGTGTCAGAGGAAGAATCTGTAAGCA AACATGGAGAGACTCGGCCGGTTTCTACCGACTATGATGTTGACGTAGATGGTAGCCTACGTCGCGCAATTTGGGCGGATGGCAttgctagaaggaactactccgtcTTTGGAGATGTCGTTTCTTACGACCCTACTTACTCCACTAACAAGTACAAGATGGTTTTCACTCCCTTCACAGGAGTTGACAACCATAAACGATCAATAACTTTCTGTTGTGCCCTTATAGCGAAAGAAAATACGGAATCATTTAATTGGGTGTTCGAGAGGTTTTTGATTGCTATGGGGGGAAAGGAACCAGAGTACATAATAACAGATCAAGATCCTGGAATAATTGCGTCGATGCGAAAAATTCAAGATAGCACTAAGACCGGATTTCGCATGTGGCACATTATGAATAAGGTTCCCTGTAAGTATGGTAGCAAAAGGAAAGATTACCAGGTATTTCTAAAAAAGTTAAATGTTATTGTATGGGACAAGGAACTTGAAGCAGAGGAGTTCGACAATAGATGGTCAGCAATAATGGAGGAACACGTACCCGCTGACATTAAATGGTTTACGGACTGCTATAATATAAGGAGGCAGTGGGTGATGGCGCACTGTAAGGACTTGAGAATGGGGGGTATTATGAGGACGACACAGCGGTCGGAGAGTGAAAACAGTTTTTTCAAGAGGTTTGAGGCCAGAAATGGTACTCTTGTTGAGTTTTGA